The following are encoded in a window of Oncorhynchus keta strain PuntledgeMale-10-30-2019 chromosome 10, Oket_V2, whole genome shotgun sequence genomic DNA:
- the LOC127932446 gene encoding Fc receptor-like protein 5 isoform X2: MKKKRELCLLPVLVVACLVSIMGGSSLPSPILIGPDKAYLNSKVVFQCRSPGSPPPNTYELLKDGNHLVATSNDLQDDQSATFFLKISVTSEGSYHCRVTAGGNMGLSGTVRLQVVIPVSGTMVTSDPDPPILYEGLRLTLTCDVTKGSHLSYTWFYNRQEVTSSPTSPLTPLLLWPVGNTLVVERVTAKHAGNYSCIAGTRMQTNSRFSSSREVTVRVKAYLSVPQISFTISKEGSSYRGNVTCRSSRGTPPVTFYLFLDDKEVGSDVATESLVAWFPTAMVPGRDMGTVRCTVESDAQRLTSRPLTLVVVPVGGSPKVDVEYLYRVDSKMAAARLQCLLGLGTFPFFSWSLNGSLLLHPSEGDSSHPSHALADGGRTLFLTEITLEDSGYYRCRARDSYDVTSAWVESQPVLVQVTEVATTTIEVMAIVFCCFLMLTLAGGVACVMRMLNRQRDVVASSEQRARAAHERRFSEHFCINPDPLPLSDITTRPLRSQYNRRDEIKPQPKTDEFLTK; this comes from the exons ATGAAGAAAAAACGAGAATTATGTTTATTGCCTGTTTTAG TTGTGGCCTGTCTAGTGTCCATAATGG GTGGTTCATCTCTCCCTAGCCCTATTCTGATTGGTCCAGACAAGGCCTACCTGAACTCCAAGGTAGTGTTCCAATGTAGGTCACCTGGGTCTCCTCCACCAAACACATACGAGCTCCTGAAGGACGGCAACCACCTGGTTGCCACGAGCAACGACCTCCAAGACGACCAATCGGCTACGTTCTTCCTGAAGATCTCTGTGACGTCAGAAGGATCGTACCACTGCAGGGTGACGGCAGGTGGTAACATGGGCCTCAGTGGAACAGTCCGTCTGCAAGTAGTGA TCCCTGTCTCAGGCACTATGGTGACCTCTGACCCTGATCCTCCCATTCTCTACGAGGGGTTGCGGCTCACTCTCACCTGTGATGTCACCAAGGGCTCCCACCTCTCCTACACCTGGTTCTACAACAGACAGGAAGTGACATCATCTCCAACCTCACCTTTGACCCCGCTTCTGCTTTGGCCGGTGGGGAACACGCTGGTGGTGGAGAGGGTCACAGCAAAGCATGCTGGGAATTATTCGTGCATTGCCGGGACCAGGATGCAGACCAACAGCAGGTTCTCCAGCAGCAGAGAGGTCACGGTCAGGGTCAAAG cctatCTCTCCGTACCCCAAATATCCTTCACCATCTCCAAAGAGGGTTCGAGTTACCGCGGCAATGTGACCTGCAGGTCATCAAGGGGAACCCCTCCCGTGACCTTCTACCTCTTCCTTGACGACAAGGAGGTGGGTTCCGACGTGGCAACGGAGTCGCTGGTTGCCTGGTTCCCCACTGCCATGGTTCCCGGGCGTGACATGGGCACGGTGCGGTGTACAGTGGAGAGTGATGCACAGAGACTGACCAGCAGACCCCTCACTCTGGTAGTGG tcccagTAGGAGGCTCACCAAAGGTGGATGTGGAGTACCTTTACAGGGTTGATTCCAAGATGGCCGCCGCTCGTCTCCAATGCCTCCTGGGCCTCGGGACATTCCCTTTCTTCTCCTGGTCCCTCAAcggctccctcctccttcacccctccGAGGGAgactcctctcacccctctcacgCCCTCGCGGACGGAGGGCGCACCCTATTCCTCACCGAGATCACCCTAGAGGACTCTGGGTATTATCGGTGCAGGGCAAGGGACAGTTATGACGTAACGTCCGCCTGGGTGGAAAGCCAACCTGTCCTTGTGCAGGTCACAG AAGTTGCCACTACAACCATAGAGGTCATGGCCATAGTATTCTGCTGTTTCCTCATGCTGACCCTGGCAGGGGGTGTGGCCTGTGTGATGAGGATGCTCAACCGCCAACGAG acgtTGTTGCAAGCAGcgagcagagagcgagagcagcaCA TGAAAGACGATTCAGCGAACATTTCTGCATCAATCCAGATCCACTTCCTCTGTCTGACATCACTACAAG ACCCTTGAGATCACAATATAACCGACGTGATGAAATAAAACCCCAACCTAAGACCGACGAGTTCCTCACAAAATAA
- the LOC127932446 gene encoding Fc receptor-like protein 5 isoform X3, producing the protein MKKKRELCLLPVLGGSSLPSPILIGPDKAYLNSKVVFQCRSPGSPPPNTYELLKDGNHLVATSNDLQDDQSATFFLKISVTSEGSYHCRVTAGGNMGLSGTVRLQVVIPVSGTMVTSDPDPPILYEGLRLTLTCDVTKGSHLSYTWFYNRQEVTSSPTSPLTPLLLWPVGNTLVVERVTAKHAGNYSCIAGTRMQTNSRFSSSREVTVRVKAYLSVPQISFTISKEGSSYRGNVTCRSSRGTPPVTFYLFLDDKEVGSDVATESLVAWFPTAMVPGRDMGTVRCTVESDAQRLTSRPLTLVVVPVGGSPKVDVEYLYRVDSKMAAARLQCLLGLGTFPFFSWSLNGSLLLHPSEGDSSHPSHALADGGRTLFLTEITLEDSGYYRCRARDSYDVTSAWVESQPVLVQVTEVATTTIEVMAIVFCCFLMLTLAGGVACVMRMLNRQRDVVASSEQRARAAHERRFSEHFCINPDPLPLSDITTRSGVKQVDTSCVDSDVENQTLEITI; encoded by the exons ATGAAGAAAAAACGAGAATTATGTTTATTGCCTGTTTTAG GTGGTTCATCTCTCCCTAGCCCTATTCTGATTGGTCCAGACAAGGCCTACCTGAACTCCAAGGTAGTGTTCCAATGTAGGTCACCTGGGTCTCCTCCACCAAACACATACGAGCTCCTGAAGGACGGCAACCACCTGGTTGCCACGAGCAACGACCTCCAAGACGACCAATCGGCTACGTTCTTCCTGAAGATCTCTGTGACGTCAGAAGGATCGTACCACTGCAGGGTGACGGCAGGTGGTAACATGGGCCTCAGTGGAACAGTCCGTCTGCAAGTAGTGA TCCCTGTCTCAGGCACTATGGTGACCTCTGACCCTGATCCTCCCATTCTCTACGAGGGGTTGCGGCTCACTCTCACCTGTGATGTCACCAAGGGCTCCCACCTCTCCTACACCTGGTTCTACAACAGACAGGAAGTGACATCATCTCCAACCTCACCTTTGACCCCGCTTCTGCTTTGGCCGGTGGGGAACACGCTGGTGGTGGAGAGGGTCACAGCAAAGCATGCTGGGAATTATTCGTGCATTGCCGGGACCAGGATGCAGACCAACAGCAGGTTCTCCAGCAGCAGAGAGGTCACGGTCAGGGTCAAAG cctatCTCTCCGTACCCCAAATATCCTTCACCATCTCCAAAGAGGGTTCGAGTTACCGCGGCAATGTGACCTGCAGGTCATCAAGGGGAACCCCTCCCGTGACCTTCTACCTCTTCCTTGACGACAAGGAGGTGGGTTCCGACGTGGCAACGGAGTCGCTGGTTGCCTGGTTCCCCACTGCCATGGTTCCCGGGCGTGACATGGGCACGGTGCGGTGTACAGTGGAGAGTGATGCACAGAGACTGACCAGCAGACCCCTCACTCTGGTAGTGG tcccagTAGGAGGCTCACCAAAGGTGGATGTGGAGTACCTTTACAGGGTTGATTCCAAGATGGCCGCCGCTCGTCTCCAATGCCTCCTGGGCCTCGGGACATTCCCTTTCTTCTCCTGGTCCCTCAAcggctccctcctccttcacccctccGAGGGAgactcctctcacccctctcacgCCCTCGCGGACGGAGGGCGCACCCTATTCCTCACCGAGATCACCCTAGAGGACTCTGGGTATTATCGGTGCAGGGCAAGGGACAGTTATGACGTAACGTCCGCCTGGGTGGAAAGCCAACCTGTCCTTGTGCAGGTCACAG AAGTTGCCACTACAACCATAGAGGTCATGGCCATAGTATTCTGCTGTTTCCTCATGCTGACCCTGGCAGGGGGTGTGGCCTGTGTGATGAGGATGCTCAACCGCCAACGAG acgtTGTTGCAAGCAGcgagcagagagcgagagcagcaCA TGAAAGACGATTCAGCGAACATTTCTGCATCAATCCAGATCCACTTCCTCTGTCTGACATCACTACAAGGTCAGGGGTCAAGCAAGTGGACACTTCCTGTGTTGACAGTGATGTTGAGAATCAG ACCCTTGAGATCACAATATAA
- the LOC127932446 gene encoding Fc receptor-like protein 5 isoform X1: MKKKRELCLLPVLVVACLVSIMGGSSLPSPILIGPDKAYLNSKVVFQCRSPGSPPPNTYELLKDGNHLVATSNDLQDDQSATFFLKISVTSEGSYHCRVTAGGNMGLSGTVRLQVVIPVSGTMVTSDPDPPILYEGLRLTLTCDVTKGSHLSYTWFYNRQEVTSSPTSPLTPLLLWPVGNTLVVERVTAKHAGNYSCIAGTRMQTNSRFSSSREVTVRVKAYLSVPQISFTISKEGSSYRGNVTCRSSRGTPPVTFYLFLDDKEVGSDVATESLVAWFPTAMVPGRDMGTVRCTVESDAQRLTSRPLTLVVVPVGGSPKVDVEYLYRVDSKMAAARLQCLLGLGTFPFFSWSLNGSLLLHPSEGDSSHPSHALADGGRTLFLTEITLEDSGYYRCRARDSYDVTSAWVESQPVLVQVTEVATTTIEVMAIVFCCFLMLTLAGGVACVMRMLNRQRDVVASSEQRARAAHERRFSEHFCINPDPLPLSDITTRSGVKQVDTSCVDSDVENQTLEITI, from the exons ATGAAGAAAAAACGAGAATTATGTTTATTGCCTGTTTTAG TTGTGGCCTGTCTAGTGTCCATAATGG GTGGTTCATCTCTCCCTAGCCCTATTCTGATTGGTCCAGACAAGGCCTACCTGAACTCCAAGGTAGTGTTCCAATGTAGGTCACCTGGGTCTCCTCCACCAAACACATACGAGCTCCTGAAGGACGGCAACCACCTGGTTGCCACGAGCAACGACCTCCAAGACGACCAATCGGCTACGTTCTTCCTGAAGATCTCTGTGACGTCAGAAGGATCGTACCACTGCAGGGTGACGGCAGGTGGTAACATGGGCCTCAGTGGAACAGTCCGTCTGCAAGTAGTGA TCCCTGTCTCAGGCACTATGGTGACCTCTGACCCTGATCCTCCCATTCTCTACGAGGGGTTGCGGCTCACTCTCACCTGTGATGTCACCAAGGGCTCCCACCTCTCCTACACCTGGTTCTACAACAGACAGGAAGTGACATCATCTCCAACCTCACCTTTGACCCCGCTTCTGCTTTGGCCGGTGGGGAACACGCTGGTGGTGGAGAGGGTCACAGCAAAGCATGCTGGGAATTATTCGTGCATTGCCGGGACCAGGATGCAGACCAACAGCAGGTTCTCCAGCAGCAGAGAGGTCACGGTCAGGGTCAAAG cctatCTCTCCGTACCCCAAATATCCTTCACCATCTCCAAAGAGGGTTCGAGTTACCGCGGCAATGTGACCTGCAGGTCATCAAGGGGAACCCCTCCCGTGACCTTCTACCTCTTCCTTGACGACAAGGAGGTGGGTTCCGACGTGGCAACGGAGTCGCTGGTTGCCTGGTTCCCCACTGCCATGGTTCCCGGGCGTGACATGGGCACGGTGCGGTGTACAGTGGAGAGTGATGCACAGAGACTGACCAGCAGACCCCTCACTCTGGTAGTGG tcccagTAGGAGGCTCACCAAAGGTGGATGTGGAGTACCTTTACAGGGTTGATTCCAAGATGGCCGCCGCTCGTCTCCAATGCCTCCTGGGCCTCGGGACATTCCCTTTCTTCTCCTGGTCCCTCAAcggctccctcctccttcacccctccGAGGGAgactcctctcacccctctcacgCCCTCGCGGACGGAGGGCGCACCCTATTCCTCACCGAGATCACCCTAGAGGACTCTGGGTATTATCGGTGCAGGGCAAGGGACAGTTATGACGTAACGTCCGCCTGGGTGGAAAGCCAACCTGTCCTTGTGCAGGTCACAG AAGTTGCCACTACAACCATAGAGGTCATGGCCATAGTATTCTGCTGTTTCCTCATGCTGACCCTGGCAGGGGGTGTGGCCTGTGTGATGAGGATGCTCAACCGCCAACGAG acgtTGTTGCAAGCAGcgagcagagagcgagagcagcaCA TGAAAGACGATTCAGCGAACATTTCTGCATCAATCCAGATCCACTTCCTCTGTCTGACATCACTACAAGGTCAGGGGTCAAGCAAGTGGACACTTCCTGTGTTGACAGTGATGTTGAGAATCAG ACCCTTGAGATCACAATATAA